One segment of Haemophilus influenzae DNA contains the following:
- a CDS encoding efflux RND transporter periplasmic adaptor subunit, with translation MSQTQHQRPKRSHIFLMKVILAVFVLIFAGVIGFNVFKGVMTSRVIASMPEPSSPVTALEVQPREWTPFINTTGLIRPHQGAMLSAQNAGTVSQVLVQNGQNVKKGEVLVELDNFVERASLQAAQAQLSALRQTYQRYVSLLNSNAVSRQEMDNAKAAYDAQVANIESLKAAIERRKIVAPFDGKAGIVKINIGQYVNVGTEIVRVEDTSSMKVDFALSQNDLDKLHIGQRVTATVDARSGETFSARITAIEPAVNAATGLVDIQATFDPEDGRKLLSGMFSRLRIALSTETNQIVVPQVAISYNMYGEIAYLLTPLSDEDKGKMSGNEKLDRLYRAKQITVFTKDRQGVYAQLQGNEVKAGDKIITGGQQGIGNGSLVEWIKKDIVGAVEPAHKTPL, from the coding sequence ATGAGTCAAACTCAACATCAAAGACCAAAACGCTCACATATTTTCTTGATGAAAGTGATTTTAGCTGTATTTGTCTTAATTTTTGCTGGTGTCATCGGTTTTAATGTATTTAAAGGTGTAATGACAAGTCGAGTGATTGCTAGTATGCCAGAACCTTCAAGTCCCGTGACCGCACTTGAAGTACAACCACGCGAGTGGACACCTTTTATCAATACAACAGGGCTAATACGTCCACATCAAGGTGCTATGCTTAGCGCACAAAATGCGGGTACGGTTTCACAAGTGCTTGTTCAAAATGGACAAAATGTGAAAAAAGGTGAGGTGCTTGTGGAACTTGATAATTTTGTTGAACGTGCCAGCCTACAAGCTGCTCAGGCACAATTATCAGCACTTCGTCAAACTTACCAACGTTATGTGAGCTTATTAAATAGCAATGCTGTATCACGTCAAGAAATGGATAACGCAAAAGCGGCTTATGACGCTCAAGTAGCTAATATTGAATCTCTAAAAGCAGCAATTGAACGTCGTAAAATTGTGGCACCATTTGATGGTAAAGCGGGTATTGTGAAAATCAATATTGGACAATATGTGAATGTTGGAACAGAAATTGTGCGTGTAGAAGATACTAGCTCAATGAAAGTAGATTTTGCTCTTTCACAAAATGATTTAGATAAGTTGCATATTGGTCAGCGTGTTACGGCTACCGTTGATGCTCGTTCTGGAGAAACATTTTCTGCACGTATTACGGCGATTGAACCTGCCGTAAATGCAGCTACTGGGCTTGTGGATATTCAAGCAACATTTGATCCAGAAGATGGACGTAAACTGCTTTCAGGTATGTTCTCTCGTTTGCGTATTGCGCTTTCAACGGAAACAAATCAAATTGTCGTGCCACAAGTCGCTATCAGCTACAATATGTATGGTGAAATTGCTTATTTACTCACACCATTATCTGATGAAGATAAAGGAAAAATGTCAGGTAATGAAAAATTGGATCGTCTCTATCGTGCGAAACAAATCACCGTATTTACTAAAGATCGTCAAGGTGTTTATGCTCAATTACAAGGAAATGAAGTTAAAGCAGGAGATAAAATTATTACAGGCGGTCAGCAAGGTATTGGTAATGGAAGTCTTGTGGAATGGATTAAAAAAGACATTGTGGGTGCAGTAGAGCCTGCACATAAAACACCACTTTAA
- a CDS encoding TetR/AcrR family transcriptional regulator: protein MRQAKTDLAEQIFLATDRLMAKEGLDRLSMHKIAKEANVAAGTIYLYFKNKDELLEQFAHRVFSMFMATLEKDFDESKPFFEQYRQMWKNIWYFLQENPTILSNLKQYESLPNFKDICKNVKNCRWDLFCDQAKKAGLLAELPEDILFLLSLKTAINLASDAKFIDFDLNPEILESVIERSWRAIQK, encoded by the coding sequence ATGCGACAAGCTAAAACTGATTTAGCCGAACAAATTTTTCTTGCTACCGATCGTTTAATGGCAAAAGAAGGTTTAGACCGGCTTTCTATGCATAAAATCGCAAAAGAGGCAAATGTAGCGGCGGGAACGATTTACCTTTATTTCAAAAACAAAGATGAGTTGCTTGAACAATTTGCACACAGGGTGTTTTCAATGTTTATGGCAACACTTGAAAAAGATTTTGATGAATCTAAGCCTTTTTTCGAACAGTATCGACAAATGTGGAAAAACATTTGGTATTTCTTACAAGAAAATCCCACTATTCTATCCAATTTAAAGCAATATGAATCTTTGCCGAATTTCAAGGATATTTGTAAAAACGTTAAAAATTGTCGTTGGGATTTATTTTGTGACCAAGCCAAAAAAGCTGGCTTATTAGCCGAATTACCTGAAGATATTCTCTTTTTATTAAGTTTGAAAACGGCGATAAATTTGGCCTCTGATGCAAAATTTATCGATTTCGATCTTAATCCTGAAATTTTAGAATCTGTGATTGAACGCTCTTGGCGTGCGATTCAGAAATAA
- a CDS encoding amidohydrolase family protein, translating into MKSHVRSFKTYIRDEIIKKGGWVNAHAHADRAFTMTPEKIGIYHSSNLQQKWDLVDEVKRTSSVDDYYARFCQSIELMISQGVTAFGTFVDIDPICEDRAIIAAHKAREVYKHDIILKFANQTLKGVIEPTARKWFDIGAEMVDMIGGLPYRDELDYGRGLEAMDILLDKAKSLGIMCHVHVDQFNNPSEKETEQLCDKTIEHGMEGRVVGIHGISIGSHSKEYRYKLYEKMRKAKMMMIACPMAWIDSNRKEDLMPFHNALTPADEMIPEGITVALGTDNICDYMVPLCEGDLWQELSLLAAGCRFPHLDEMVNIASINGRKVLGLEPI; encoded by the coding sequence ATGAAAAGCCACGTTCGTAGTTTTAAAACCTATATTCGCGATGAAATTATCAAAAAAGGCGGATGGGTAAATGCCCATGCACATGCTGACCGCGCTTTTACGATGACGCCAGAGAAAATTGGGATTTATCATAGTAGTAATTTGCAACAAAAATGGGATTTAGTGGATGAAGTAAAACGCACTTCCAGTGTTGATGATTATTACGCACGTTTTTGCCAATCTATTGAATTAATGATATCCCAAGGTGTAACCGCATTTGGTACCTTTGTCGATATAGACCCAATTTGTGAAGATCGTGCAATTATTGCCGCACACAAAGCCCGCGAAGTGTATAAACATGACATTATTTTGAAATTTGCCAATCAAACTTTAAAAGGAGTAATCGAACCCACTGCGCGTAAATGGTTTGATATTGGTGCAGAAATGGTAGATATGATTGGCGGCTTACCATATCGTGATGAATTGGATTATGGACGCGGCCTAGAGGCAATGGATATCTTGTTAGATAAGGCCAAATCTCTTGGAATTATGTGTCATGTACATGTAGATCAATTCAATAACCCAAGTGAAAAAGAAACTGAGCAACTTTGCGACAAAACCATTGAACACGGAATGGAAGGGCGAGTTGTGGGTATCCATGGTATTTCCATTGGCTCACATTCAAAAGAATATCGCTACAAACTTTACGAAAAAATGCGTAAAGCTAAAATGATGATGATCGCCTGTCCAATGGCATGGATTGACAGTAATCGCAAAGAAGATCTTATGCCATTCCATAATGCACTCACGCCAGCAGATGAAATGATCCCCGAAGGTATCACTGTTGCCCTAGGCACAGATAATATTTGCGATTATATGGTGCCATTATGTGAGGGGGATTTATGGCAAGAATTAAGCCTATTGGCTGCAGGCTGCCGTTTCCCACACTTAGATGAAATGGTCAATATCGCAAGTATTAATGGTCGTAAAGTGTTAGGACTAGAACCAATTTAG
- a CDS encoding DUF3413 domain-containing protein, with amino-acid sequence MKWIKKGTFSGKQYRDDVSRKISWGHWFAFFNIIVAILIGARYAFIIDWPDTLAGKLYFFVSLLGHFSFNVFALYLLVVFPLSFIVKNHRTFRGLTVIFSTICTTLLLFDTAVFSRFNLHLSSVVWNLLVNPENGEMSRDWQIFFAPMPIILLAQMLFSRWSWEKLRSLERQKWLKAVGVSLTSMFITTHLIYAWADAYLYRPITMQRSNFPLSYPMTARSFLEKHGFIDGEQYAQTLKQEGRLDALKIDYPKKTLTFAPIDNKPNILMITVSGLRYDAISQGKMPKLAEFATSSTEFTNHYSTGNSNNAGLIGLFYGLNANYTDSILSNHTQSVLIEKLRAENYQLGLFSATNFKDSVFRQALFREIKLSSNKTNKPNNESAVKNLNDFIKAQKIDSPWFAYLDLALEAKNQADYDRTLQDVDLLLAKVLENTPLENTLVIITAEHGLTFNEMNEKERENYFGRDEIQVPLLVYWKDLPVGKQNGLSNHADIFSALMQTVFRVENPLMDYSQGRNLFDLKGDDWVLASNFHWNVVIQPDGTQYHIDRKGNYKKLDKDYIEQSSDRPPLGIFLEAFQLQNFFFEK; translated from the coding sequence ATGAAATGGATTAAAAAAGGCACCTTCAGCGGCAAACAATACCGCGATGACGTTTCACGAAAAATTTCGTGGGGTCATTGGTTTGCCTTTTTTAATATTATTGTTGCTATTCTTATTGGCGCACGTTATGCCTTTATCATTGACTGGCCAGACACTCTCGCAGGAAAACTTTATTTCTTTGTAAGTTTGCTCGGGCATTTCAGTTTTAACGTTTTTGCGTTGTATTTACTTGTGGTCTTTCCACTGAGTTTCATTGTTAAAAATCACCGCACTTTTCGCGGATTAACCGTGATTTTTTCCACGATTTGTACAACCTTATTATTATTTGATACCGCTGTTTTCAGTCGTTTTAATCTGCATTTATCCTCTGTGGTATGGAATTTGCTGGTTAATCCAGAAAATGGTGAAATGTCACGCGATTGGCAAATTTTCTTTGCACCAATGCCAATAATTTTACTGGCACAAATGTTATTTTCTCGTTGGAGTTGGGAAAAATTACGTAGTCTTGAACGCCAAAAATGGCTAAAAGCTGTCGGTGTATCCTTAACTTCCATGTTTATTACTACGCACTTAATTTATGCTTGGGCAGATGCTTATTTATATCGTCCAATTACGATGCAACGCTCTAATTTTCCTCTTTCTTATCCAATGACAGCTCGTTCTTTTTTAGAAAAACACGGTTTCATTGATGGCGAGCAGTACGCACAAACATTAAAACAAGAGGGGCGTTTAGATGCCTTAAAGATTGATTATCCTAAAAAAACACTCACTTTTGCACCAATTGACAATAAACCAAACATTTTGATGATCACTGTTTCTGGATTGCGTTACGATGCCATTTCTCAAGGCAAAATGCCCAAGTTAGCTGAATTTGCAACAAGTTCAACGGAATTCACTAATCATTACAGCACAGGTAATAGTAATAATGCAGGCTTAATTGGGTTATTTTACGGGCTAAATGCAAATTACACCGATAGCATTTTAAGCAATCATACCCAATCTGTTTTAATCGAAAAATTACGTGCTGAAAATTATCAATTGGGTTTATTTTCTGCTACGAATTTCAAAGATAGCGTCTTCCGCCAAGCATTATTTCGTGAAATAAAACTTTCATCGAATAAAACCAACAAACCAAATAATGAAAGTGCGGTAAAAAATCTCAATGATTTTATTAAAGCACAAAAAATAGACTCCCCTTGGTTTGCTTATTTGGATTTAGCCTTGGAGGCTAAAAACCAAGCAGATTATGACCGCACTTTACAGGACGTGGATTTACTTTTAGCAAAAGTGCTAGAAAATACACCGCTTGAAAACACATTAGTGATTATCACTGCTGAACACGGTTTAACTTTCAATGAAATGAATGAAAAAGAACGAGAAAATTATTTTGGACGTGATGAAATTCAAGTGCCATTGCTTGTATATTGGAAAGATTTACCAGTAGGCAAACAAAATGGATTAAGTAATCATGCTGATATTTTCTCTGCGTTAATGCAGACAGTATTCCGTGTAGAAAACCCGTTGATGGATTATAGTCAAGGACGCAATCTCTTTGATCTTAAGGGGGATGACTGGGTACTTGCCTCTAATTTCCACTGGAATGTGGTGATTCAACCTGATGGAACACAATACCATATTGATCGCAAAGGTAATTACAAAAAACTCGATAAAGATTATATTGAGCAATCTTCAGACAGACCGCCACTTGGAATCTTCTTAGAAGCTTTCCAATTACAAAATTTCTTCTTTGAAAAATAA